In Rheinheimera sp. MM224, one DNA window encodes the following:
- a CDS encoding diacylglycerol kinase, whose protein sequence is MKSKATGFNRLYFATLYSWQGLRSSWASEAAIRQEVIALALLLPISLMVEVSAAERALLVLSLFLVFIVELLNTGIEAVVDRIGSEYHELSGKAKDIGSAAVLASLITTALVWFIILY, encoded by the coding sequence ATGAAATCGAAAGCCACTGGATTCAACCGACTTTATTTTGCGACGCTGTATTCATGGCAAGGGCTTCGCAGCAGCTGGGCCTCTGAAGCAGCCATCAGGCAGGAAGTTATTGCTTTAGCACTGCTGCTTCCCATATCCCTTATGGTGGAGGTATCCGCGGCTGAGCGGGCTTTATTGGTATTGAGTCTGTTTCTGGTTTTTATTGTGGAGTTGCTGAACACTGGCATCGAAGCTGTTGTGGACAGAATTGGCAGCGAATACCACGAGCTGAGCGGTAAAGCGAAAGATATCGGCTCTGCGGCAGTTCTGGCCAGCCTTATCACCACCGCTCTCGTCTGGTTTATTATTCTGTACTAA
- a CDS encoding phosphoethanolamine transferase, whose translation MFEAILSQSKATSSVLSTGQERVWHPLWFALISALGMTLLLNGPFLAAVQAKVPGQYSLQLNLMAILFLLNLLLLVIFSFHRLQKPVVVALFAIGAFSYYFIDSFGIVVDKSMLQNAVETDAAEAAGVLTIGMVWQVIGVMLFPLLCIGLMKVRALPLKQFFRHWLLALVLVTLSLFSLVASGYSELAPFFRNYREIKHFALPVSPVAAAVSLSSDLVKKQFPTQFMQLGQDAMQPLSVRTEKPRLIVMVLGETARADHFQLNGYTRSTNPQLSHLPVYSFTNVSSCGTATAHSVPCMFSNMGRDLYKESQAKNSSNVLDILQYAGIDVSWLDNNSGCKGVCDRVPTQFVFEQQQNPLCQEGQCLDQVLLDALEQQLKTPQSSDKLIVLHQLGSHGPEYFKRSSAKDKAFLPECTDKQLQLCAPSDIVNAYDNSIVATDHLLAAVIARLNSQKNYQTAMFYVSDHGESLGENGIYLHGLPYWMAPKAQTQVPLLWWMSEPYASSAKLTPECVASKQQDSFSHDNVFHSLLGMFQIKTSLYQASKDMFRSC comes from the coding sequence ATGTTTGAGGCTATTTTATCGCAATCAAAAGCAACGTCTTCAGTTTTGAGTACAGGACAGGAGCGGGTATGGCATCCGCTGTGGTTTGCTTTGATCTCTGCTCTTGGCATGACGTTACTGCTCAATGGTCCTTTTTTGGCTGCGGTACAGGCCAAAGTTCCAGGACAATATAGTTTGCAGCTGAACTTAATGGCGATATTGTTTTTACTAAACCTGCTGCTTCTGGTGATTTTTAGTTTTCATCGTCTACAAAAGCCTGTTGTGGTGGCACTGTTTGCCATCGGTGCTTTTAGTTATTACTTCATCGATAGTTTTGGCATTGTTGTCGATAAATCCATGCTGCAAAACGCCGTAGAAACTGACGCTGCTGAAGCGGCCGGAGTATTAACCATTGGCATGGTATGGCAAGTGATTGGCGTCATGCTGTTCCCTTTGCTTTGCATTGGTCTTATGAAGGTTCGTGCATTGCCTCTGAAACAATTTTTCCGGCATTGGCTGCTTGCGCTGGTTTTAGTGACGCTGAGCCTGTTTAGCCTGGTCGCTTCTGGCTACTCCGAACTCGCGCCTTTCTTTCGTAACTACAGAGAAATAAAGCATTTTGCTTTACCTGTCAGTCCTGTGGCCGCAGCGGTATCGTTGTCATCCGATTTGGTCAAAAAACAATTCCCGACTCAATTTATGCAGTTGGGGCAGGATGCAATGCAGCCTTTGTCCGTGAGAACAGAGAAGCCACGTCTTATCGTGATGGTATTGGGAGAAACAGCCAGGGCCGATCACTTTCAGCTCAACGGCTACACTCGCTCAACCAATCCGCAACTCAGTCATTTACCTGTCTACAGTTTTACTAACGTAAGTTCATGCGGCACTGCTACAGCACATTCTGTGCCTTGTATGTTTTCCAATATGGGCAGAGATCTCTATAAAGAGTCACAGGCTAAAAACAGCAGCAATGTGCTGGATATTCTGCAATACGCTGGTATCGACGTGAGCTGGCTGGACAATAACTCGGGCTGTAAAGGGGTATGCGATAGGGTTCCAACTCAGTTTGTATTTGAGCAGCAGCAAAATCCACTGTGCCAGGAAGGACAATGTCTGGATCAAGTGCTGTTGGATGCATTGGAGCAGCAACTGAAAACACCGCAATCGTCCGATAAGTTGATTGTATTACATCAGTTGGGAAGTCACGGTCCTGAGTATTTCAAACGCAGCAGCGCTAAAGACAAAGCCTTTTTACCGGAATGCACTGATAAGCAACTTCAGCTCTGTGCCCCTTCAGACATCGTCAATGCCTATGACAACAGTATCGTCGCGACAGACCATTTGTTAGCCGCCGTGATTGCGCGCCTTAACAGCCAAAAGAACTACCAGACCGCCATGTTTTACGTCTCTGACCATGGTGAATCTTTAGGTGAAAATGGCATCTACTTGCACGGCTTACCTTATTGGATGGCACCTAAAGCGCAAACTCAGGTTCCGCTGCTTTGGTGGATGTCTGAGCCTTATGCATCCTCTGCGAAACTGACGCCTGAATGTGTCGCGTCCAAACAGCAGGATAGTTTCAGTCACGACAACGTATTTCATAGCTTACTCGGGATGTTTCAAATCAAAACCAGTTTGTATCAAGCAAGCAAAGATATGTTCCGTTCTTGCTAA
- a CDS encoding helix-turn-helix domain-containing protein — protein sequence MIRFRLKELIADLEFRENRRVTLEEISSSTGIHRTTLSKIANQKGYNTTTDVLDKLCEYFSVPLEAIAQRFTDVS from the coding sequence ATGATTCGTTTCAGGTTGAAGGAGTTGATCGCAGATTTGGAGTTTCGTGAAAACCGACGTGTTACCTTGGAGGAGATATCAAGTTCGACTGGGATTCATAGAACAACATTGTCAAAAATTGCTAATCAAAAAGGCTACAACACGACAACGGATGTTTTAGATAAACTCTGTGAATATTTTTCTGTCCCTCTGGAAGCTATTGCGCAGAGGTTCACGGATGTGAGTTAA
- a CDS encoding response regulator transcription factor — MRILLVEDDLLLAQGLSTALTRMNYRVELCTTGKQAIQAASESQFELMILDLGLPDGLALNVIKSLRNLKHGIPILILTAWDHLETKIEALNAGADDYVLKPCDSREIEARLRVLVRRHQQRQLDQLQCADLTMDLTVHECRYQDRLIYLTTREFLLLKEFMLHQGKILSRQHLEELSNGWTGETESNSIEVHIHNLRKKTKPECIKTIRGIGYMMVNQYED; from the coding sequence ATGCGAATTTTACTGGTAGAAGACGACCTACTACTGGCTCAGGGACTGAGTACGGCGCTGACGCGAATGAACTACCGCGTGGAGCTATGCACGACCGGAAAACAAGCGATCCAGGCGGCCAGTGAAAGTCAGTTTGAACTGATGATTTTGGATTTAGGTTTGCCAGATGGTCTGGCACTCAATGTGATTAAATCGTTGCGAAATTTAAAGCACGGCATCCCAATACTGATCCTGACTGCCTGGGATCATTTAGAAACAAAAATAGAAGCATTAAACGCGGGGGCTGACGATTATGTGCTAAAGCCCTGTGATAGCAGGGAAATTGAAGCAAGGTTGCGTGTGCTCGTACGGCGTCATCAACAGCGCCAATTGGATCAGTTGCAATGCGCGGACTTAACGATGGATTTAACCGTGCATGAATGCCGCTACCAAGACCGTTTAATATACCTAACCACCCGCGAATTTCTGTTGCTAAAAGAGTTTATGTTGCATCAGGGTAAAATTCTATCCCGCCAGCATCTGGAAGAGCTGAGCAACGGCTGGACCGGAGAGACAGAGAGTAATTCGATAGAGGTGCATATTCACAACCTGCGAAAAAAAACTAAGCCTGAGTGTATTAAAACGATACGGGGTATTGGTTACATGATGGTAAATCAGTATGAGGATTAA
- a CDS encoding ATP-binding protein: MILLGVNSVVLLLMVITGFITYSSTHHELDELFDAQLTQYARLLDQLLIQNSLSLDHTDPLIVYVPQIAEDGIERTSAEERRPEGHKYENKVAFQVWSTDGKLLMKSANASDRELAPRTSGYHEVFHDNRRWICYSTYNSEHGYWIFTGQREDVRGELSFYLALDQLIPLSIALLPITILIWIAVYWGIKPIRDLSKELATTKPSMLTPIDITLPVELRPFQIAINQLLKDLKSYLVKEKRFIADASHELRTPLSILLVHADNIKKSTSKEETDAAANAILISTKRLSHLVSQLMETEKLEHSGQLKLTSLKLISLIEESLALVDVGLLDKVEWDLDIDPALELRAEPGLLVAALRNLLDNAAKYAKVQSHVRITAYVVENKLVLTICNELPEGIDVDLERMGERFYRHQSNQHISGAGLGISITTKILELHNAELSYALESRFVITTVIFSA, translated from the coding sequence ATGATTTTACTCGGTGTGAACAGCGTTGTTTTACTTCTGATGGTGATTACTGGATTCATTACGTACTCCAGCACTCACCACGAATTGGATGAGCTTTTTGATGCCCAACTGACTCAATATGCACGTCTTTTAGACCAACTGCTGATACAAAACTCGCTCTCTCTTGACCACACAGATCCCCTGATTGTTTATGTCCCTCAGATTGCCGAAGATGGTATTGAGCGAACTTCCGCAGAGGAGCGCAGGCCAGAGGGGCACAAATACGAAAACAAAGTGGCGTTTCAGGTGTGGTCAACGGATGGGAAACTGCTGATGAAGTCAGCGAACGCCAGTGATCGGGAGCTGGCCCCCAGAACATCAGGCTATCACGAAGTGTTTCATGATAACCGGCGCTGGATTTGTTATAGCACCTACAACAGCGAGCATGGCTATTGGATATTCACAGGACAGAGAGAAGATGTTCGTGGAGAACTTAGTTTTTATCTGGCGTTAGATCAGTTGATCCCGCTGAGTATCGCGCTGCTCCCTATTACCATCCTGATTTGGATAGCTGTGTACTGGGGCATTAAACCCATTCGGGATTTATCGAAGGAACTGGCCACAACTAAACCGTCTATGCTGACTCCCATAGATATAACCTTACCTGTCGAATTAAGGCCCTTTCAAATCGCGATTAATCAGCTTTTGAAGGACTTAAAAAGCTATTTAGTCAAAGAGAAACGCTTTATAGCCGATGCCTCGCATGAACTCAGAACACCGCTCAGTATTTTGTTGGTTCATGCAGACAATATTAAAAAATCGACGTCCAAAGAAGAAACCGACGCCGCTGCTAATGCCATTCTTATCAGCACAAAACGTCTGTCACATCTGGTCAGCCAATTGATGGAAACGGAAAAGCTGGAACACTCAGGGCAACTGAAACTTACCAGTCTTAAACTGATTTCACTTATTGAAGAGAGCCTTGCTCTGGTTGACGTTGGCTTATTGGACAAAGTGGAATGGGACCTTGATATAGACCCGGCACTTGAGCTTCGCGCTGAACCTGGTTTGTTGGTAGCAGCCCTTCGAAATCTGTTGGATAACGCTGCAAAGTACGCGAAAGTACAAAGCCATGTCAGGATCACTGCGTACGTAGTTGAAAACAAACTTGTATTAACGATATGCAACGAACTACCTGAAGGTATTGATGTCGATTTAGAACGAATGGGAGAACGTTTTTATCGCCATCAGAGCAATCAACACATCAGTGGTGCAGGTCTTGGTATCTCCATTACCACAAAAATACTGGAGTTGCATAACGCTGAGCTGTCTTATGCGCTTGAGTCCAGATTCGTTATCACCACTGTGATATTTAGTGCTTAA
- a CDS encoding LTA synthase family protein, which translates to MTNTNKKRPSFFPSIVCGPYTHLLRMLLLGIVVLSLSRLGLVLWHYERVLATGKMSEILLQGIRADLIVLCLWASIPVLLVPLFANRFLQHSWFKFTYLWSLAGLIGLLFMELASPAFILQYDVRPNRLFIEYLKYPKEVFSTLWHGFRLPFLAGFLFTALFGFALALLLKLPFVKLRIWSVKHTIVLWPLAVFLVFAGVRSTTDHRPANPALFAITGDSMVNSLVISSGYSVLYALYSMKHEARSTEMYGKLSTEDMLQYGLDWPWLKTYRFTDPDYPTLHFQTATKKREKPLNVVIVLQESLGATFVQSLGGEPVTPQLEQLKTQGMWFQNLYATGTRSVRGIEAVVAGFSPTPAQSVVKLSNSQQNFTTLASVLKSNGYHTQFIYGGEAHFDNMRSFFTGNGIDDIVDISQIKNPAFVGSWGASDEDLFNTAHQKLNALHQEGKPFFSLIFTSSNHEPFEFPDDRITLNEQPKNTANNAVKYADWAMGKFFEKAKQSDYWQDTVFLIVADHDNRVYGNNLIPVEKFRIPGLILGADITPEVLETLSSQIDLAPTLLSLAGVSSCHTMTGRDLTLDKTSPGRALLQFENYFALMQPDSLTILKPNEETVIAHYDEPTKRLELLDRQASAVQYKKALAQVQLPSYLYRERKNSSQVACLLH; encoded by the coding sequence ATGACCAATACTAATAAGAAACGACCTTCTTTTTTTCCATCTATTGTCTGTGGTCCCTACACCCATTTATTGAGGATGCTGCTGCTTGGCATCGTAGTGCTCAGTCTGAGTCGCCTTGGTTTAGTGCTGTGGCATTATGAGCGGGTGCTGGCAACCGGAAAAATGTCAGAGATTTTGTTGCAAGGTATTCGGGCTGATCTCATTGTCTTGTGCCTGTGGGCATCGATTCCCGTCCTTTTAGTGCCACTGTTTGCAAACCGTTTTTTACAACACAGTTGGTTTAAATTCACCTACCTGTGGAGTCTTGCTGGTTTAATTGGATTGCTCTTTATGGAGCTTGCGTCTCCGGCATTTATACTGCAATACGACGTCAGGCCCAACCGCTTATTTATCGAGTATCTGAAGTACCCCAAAGAAGTTTTCTCTACCTTATGGCATGGCTTTCGTCTGCCTTTTTTAGCTGGTTTTTTGTTTACCGCACTGTTTGGGTTTGCACTTGCTCTATTGCTTAAGCTTCCCTTCGTAAAACTTCGAATTTGGTCAGTCAAGCACACCATTGTGTTATGGCCTCTGGCTGTATTTCTGGTCTTTGCTGGCGTCCGCTCAACCACAGATCACAGACCCGCTAATCCAGCCCTGTTTGCGATCACCGGAGATTCTATGGTGAATTCTTTGGTGATAAGCTCAGGCTATTCCGTGCTTTATGCCCTATACAGCATGAAGCATGAAGCGCGTTCGACGGAAATGTACGGCAAGTTATCGACTGAGGATATGTTGCAATACGGTTTGGATTGGCCCTGGTTAAAAACCTACAGGTTTACCGATCCAGACTATCCGACGTTGCATTTTCAAACGGCTACAAAAAAACGAGAGAAACCCTTAAACGTTGTTATTGTTTTGCAGGAAAGTCTGGGGGCAACCTTTGTTCAATCCCTTGGAGGCGAGCCAGTTACGCCGCAGCTTGAGCAGTTAAAAACTCAAGGCATGTGGTTTCAGAATCTCTATGCCACTGGTACACGCTCAGTGCGTGGTATCGAAGCAGTGGTTGCAGGCTTTTCACCAACCCCCGCACAAAGCGTGGTGAAGCTTTCGAATAGCCAGCAAAACTTCACAACACTTGCCTCTGTATTAAAATCCAATGGATACCACACCCAGTTTATTTATGGTGGCGAAGCACATTTTGACAATATGAGAAGCTTTTTTACCGGCAACGGCATTGATGACATAGTCGATATCAGCCAAATTAAAAACCCAGCTTTTGTAGGCAGTTGGGGAGCCAGTGACGAAGACTTATTTAATACAGCACACCAAAAGCTGAACGCTTTACATCAAGAGGGAAAGCCATTTTTCAGTCTTATCTTTACATCAAGCAATCATGAGCCATTTGAGTTTCCAGATGATCGGATCACTCTGAATGAACAACCCAAAAATACGGCAAACAATGCAGTAAAGTATGCAGATTGGGCCATGGGAAAGTTTTTCGAAAAAGCAAAACAAAGCGACTACTGGCAAGACACGGTATTTTTAATTGTTGCGGATCATGACAACCGTGTTTATGGCAATAACCTCATCCCTGTAGAGAAGTTTCGTATTCCTGGACTAATCTTAGGAGCCGATATCACACCTGAAGTCCTCGAAACGCTGAGTAGTCAGATTGATTTAGCTCCCACTTTGCTGAGCCTGGCGGGTGTGTCTTCCTGCCATACCATGACAGGCCGTGATTTAACTTTGGACAAAACAAGTCCTGGCAGAGCCTTGCTACAGTTTGAAAACTACTTCGCGCTGATGCAACCGGACTCATTAACGATTTTGAAACCCAATGAAGAGACTGTCATTGCGCACTATGATGAACCTACCAAACGACTTGAGCTGTTGGATCGTCAAGCCTCAGCAGTCCAATACAAAAAAGCCTTAGCTCAGGTGCAACTCCCATCGTATTTGTACAGAGAAAGAAAAAACTCCAGTCAGGTTGCTTGTCTGCTTCACTGA
- a CDS encoding phosphatase PAP2 family protein codes for MAEPIRPSLFTHLIAPIAGASALFILAYGTSFDFGLASLLFDWQGGTWALQHHWLTETLLHNSVRAINEILVLGLLGYWAWRHVAIRESSKNQRALGVLLLSLMMSFASVAVLKRLLPMECPWDLLQFGGHSEFWGLFDTRPETMSPNQCFPAGHASIGFAWLALYYYWRELKPHLALRGIVIGLTLGLLLGFVQQLRGAHFLSHDIATAAVCWTVSTVLYGLFQHARASELSFKSEPAFTSKRTTSADLPLEQSKPVLFATSMESPDV; via the coding sequence GTGGCGGAACCAATACGACCCAGCCTATTCACCCATCTGATTGCGCCTATCGCTGGGGCATCTGCGCTTTTTATTCTGGCTTATGGCACTTCATTCGATTTTGGTTTGGCCTCCTTGCTGTTTGATTGGCAAGGCGGAACCTGGGCTTTACAGCATCATTGGCTGACAGAAACTCTACTACATAACTCAGTCAGAGCCATCAATGAAATCCTTGTCTTGGGTTTACTCGGGTACTGGGCATGGCGGCATGTTGCTATACGCGAAAGTAGCAAGAACCAACGTGCTTTAGGTGTGTTGTTACTTAGTTTGATGATGAGCTTTGCATCTGTAGCCGTGCTCAAACGGTTGCTACCTATGGAATGTCCATGGGATTTGCTGCAATTTGGTGGCCACAGCGAATTTTGGGGATTGTTTGATACTCGCCCTGAGACGATGTCTCCCAACCAATGTTTCCCAGCCGGACATGCCAGCATAGGGTTTGCGTGGCTAGCACTCTATTACTATTGGCGAGAGCTGAAACCACATCTAGCGCTGCGAGGCATAGTAATTGGCTTAACACTCGGCCTGTTACTCGGCTTTGTGCAGCAACTGCGCGGTGCTCATTTCCTTTCACACGATATCGCCACAGCGGCGGTATGCTGGACTGTGTCGACTGTGCTGTATGGTTTATTTCAGCATGCTCGCGCCTCTGAACTGTCATTCAAATCAGAGCCAGCTTTCACTTCTAAACGGACTACCTCTGCGGACCTGCCGTTGGAACAATCCAAACCTGTACTCTTTGCTACTTCTATGGAGTCCCCTGATGTTTGA